The following coding sequences are from one Pelmatolapia mariae isolate MD_Pm_ZW linkage group LG4, Pm_UMD_F_2, whole genome shotgun sequence window:
- the LOC134625771 gene encoding ADP-ribosylation factor-like protein 4D — protein sequence MGNQLTGTAPNSPFLPNFQSLHVVVIGLDSAGKTSLLYRLKLREFVETSPTKGFNMERIKVQIGHSKANTTTFQVWDVGGQEKLRPLWKSYTRRMDGLVFVVDAAEMERMEEAKVELHRITRSAENQGIPVLVLANKQDLDGALSSTEVEKVLGLHELSSSTLHHTEGCSALNGQGLQPGLEKLYEMIVKRKKMLRQSKKKR from the exons ATGGGGAACCAGCTAACAGGCACGGCCCCTAACAGCCCATTCCTCCCCAACTTTCAGTCACTGCATGTGGTTGTGATTGGTTTGGACTCTGCAGGGAAGACCTCCCTGCTCTACAGACTCAAGCTGAGGGAGTTTGTTGAGACCAGCCCCACCAAGGGATTCAACATGGAAAGGATTAAAGTGCAAATCGGACACTCCAAAGCCAACACCACCACTTTCCAAGTGTGGGACGTTGGTGGTCAGGAAAAGCTGAGGCCCCTCTGGAAGTCGTACACTCGGAGGATGGACGGGCTGGTGTTCGTGGTGGACGCAGCGGAGATGGAGCGCATGGAGGAGGCCAAGGTGGAGCTCCACCGGATCACCCGGTCAGCTGAAAACCAGGGGATTCCTGTGCTGGTTCTGGCAAACAAACAAGACCTGGATGGAGCGCTGTCGTCTACAGAG GTGGAAAAGGTGCTGGGCCTCCACGAGCTGAGCTCCTCCACCCTGCACCACACGGAGGGCTGCTCAGCACTGAATGGTCAGGGTCTGCAGCCCGGCCTGGAGAAACTCTATGAGATGATCGTGAAGAGAAAGAAGATGCTCCGACAAAGCAAGAAGAAAAGATG